The following are encoded together in the Vigna unguiculata cultivar IT97K-499-35 chromosome 2, ASM411807v1, whole genome shotgun sequence genome:
- the LOC114174050 gene encoding ribose-phosphate pyrophosphokinase 4: MAATPPPPSFSLPSNKPFSLKRSHSLFHPSRNNNNNNKSLFSFNSNLRCEIKGFEGHRRWTLDRISDMNKDSTALSNSSTNPSSPLVSVSAVTSASQLPTKNAKKVVLFFCAETKALAEKIAADSDAIELRTISWGKFPDGFPNIFIPNAQGIRGMHVAFLASFSSPAVIFEQIPVIYALPKLFIASFTLVLPFFPTGTSERMEDEGDIATAFTLARLLSNIPISRGGPTSLVTFDIHALQERFYFGDNILPCFESGIPLLKRRLQDLPDSDNISIAFPDDGAWKRFHKQLQHFPTIVCAKVREGERRIVRIKEGDPRGRHVVIVDDLVQSGGTLIECQKVLAAQGASKISAYVTHGIFPNNSWSRFGHDNGGHPETAFTYFWITDSCPLTVKEVTNRPPFEILSLASSISASLQI, encoded by the exons ATGGCGGCCACCCCACCCCCTCCGTCTTTTTCGCTTCCATCGAATAAACCTTTCTCACTCAAACGCTCTCACTCTCTGTTTCACCCTTCTaggaacaacaacaacaacaacaaatccCTTTTCTCTTTCAATTCGAATCTGAGGTGCGAGATCAAAGGCTTCGAGGGCCATCGCCGCTGGACACTCGACCGTATCTCCGACATGAACAAGGACTCCACCGCTCTCTCCAATTCCAGCACCAACCCTTCTTCTCCATTGGTTTCTGTCTCCGCTGTCACTTCTGCTTCCCAATTACCCACCAAAAATGCCAAAAAGGTTGTTCTTTTCTTCTGCGCCGAGACCAAGGCCCTCGCCGAGAAAATCGCCGCCGACTCTGACGCCATCGAGCTTCGCACCATCTCTTGGGG CAAGTTTCCCGATGGCTTCCCCAACATTTTCATTCCTAATGCCCAAGGAATTCGCGGGATGCATGTGGCTTTTCTGGCCTCATTCAGTTCTCCAGCAGTGATTTTTGAGCAGATTCCTGTTATTTATGCATTGCCAAAACTATTCATTGCTTCATTTACCCTTGTCCTTCCGTTTTTCCCAACGGGCACATCAGAGCGTATGGAGGATGAAGGAGATATTGCCACAGCTTTTACTTTGGCCAGACTTTTGTCCAACATACCCATTTCTAGGGGAGGACCTACCAGTCTGGTGACGTTTGACATTCATGCCTTGCAG GAGAGATTCTACTTTGGTGATAACATTTTACCATGCTTTGAGAGTGGGATACCATTGCTGAAAAGAAGGCTCCAGGATCTTCCTGATTCTGATAAT ATATCAATTGCTTTTCCCGATGATGGTGCATGGAAACGATTTCATAAGCAACTGCAGCATTTTCCAACG ATAGTCTGTGCAAAAGTTCGGGAAGGAGAACGAAGGATAGTTCGTATTAAGGAGGGAGACCCTAGGGGTCGTCATGTCGTGATTGTTGATGATTTGGTTCAATCAGGTGGAACTTTGATAGAGTGTCAG AAAGTCTTGGCAGCTCAAGGAGCATCGAAGATTAGTGCTTACGTGACCCATGGCATTTTTCCAAATAATTCATGGTCACGCTTTGGACACGACAATGGGG GGCATCCAGAGACTGCATTCACTTACTTCTGGATCACAGATTCATGCCCCTTAACAGTGAAAGAGGTAACGAATAGGCCACCATTTGAGATTCTCAGCCTTGCAAGCTCCATATCTGCCAGTCTTCAAATCTGA